Proteins encoded within one genomic window of Humulus lupulus chromosome 1, drHumLupu1.1, whole genome shotgun sequence:
- the LOC133806848 gene encoding uncharacterized protein LOC133806848 — protein MKKERQVLEKMPKRDSATTTVPCTPPRRSPRILVKSEKIRGAVQVPPLTPQKSPRLIPQKSFSQVPKSSKSRSNRVSSLDLSDTISKKLSKLSNGLRNCGGSTCGSKRSATLINGFDGFSNLRRSTRISEKRNAVGYGSKDSGGKGGEFDYEDSSCENLSSRVIKSLKNDGVDRFQNRRSRRLSNRCEGITEHTEKTNRDNDCRLVSNSVTKEEALDPGKGNVRVNSDENLLDKGKRSTKREDKESDGECRVVKEHTKKTNGNGHRLLSNAVSKEEALDTGKGNVRVNSGRNLLDKGKSSTEEEAKESDGECRGVNAGRKRKRDEEGKGNVNGWNKDQELALQRAYLAAKPTPHFWKKVSKLVPGKSAQECFDKVNADHLTPPQRQRGAKKRRSLSPIPSLELSASKVLKPFDPNLKKQSYNNQKTRVTQKNVRQLLKKHYNQNQDHDADLFSVLEPNLDLSTQALQPNAIFSTPKNLQGKQGLLQKYNERSTSGKKVPLSRFSGSKMTALASPPVLKQVKNKLLHERYIDQLHNRDAKRKVAAAKKATLKIDDRKEDNVMKMDVVRSAKNALVFDAREAISMLQNIKTNARTNSSDSDDDILRSDDDDGESENGD, from the exons ATGAAGAAAGAACGCCAGGTGCTCGAAAAAATGCCCAAGAGAGACTCCGCCACTACCACTGTGCCATGTACGCCGCCTCGAAGGTCTCCTAGAATTCTTGTGAAGAGCGAGAAGATTAGGGGGGCGGTGCAAGTTCCTCCACTGACACCTCAAAAATCCCCCAGACTCATTCCTCAGAAAAGTTTCTCCCAAGTTCCGAAATCCTCAAAGTCCAGAAGCAATAGGGTAAGCTCTTTGGACCTTTCAGATACCATTTCGAAGAAACTAAGTAAACTCAGTAATGGGTTGAGAAATTGTGGAGGTTCCACCTGTGGATCGAAACGTTCTGCGACATTGATCAATGGGTTTGATGGATTTTCTAATCTCAGAAGATCTACCCGAATTTCTGAGAAGAGAAATGCCGTAGGATATGGAAGTAAAGATTCCGGGGGAAAAGGGGGAGAATTTGATTACGAGGATAGTAGTTGTGAGAATTTGAGTTCAAGGGTGATAAAATCTTTAAAGAACGATGGCGTGGATAGGTTTCAAAATAGACGATCTCGGAGGCTCTCGAATCGTTGTGAGGGGATTACTGAACACACAGAGAAGACTAACCGAGATAATGATTGCCGCCTTGTGTCGAATTCAGTGACTAAGGAGGAGGCATTAGACCCTGGGAAAGGAAATGTAAGAGTGAATTCGGATGAAAACTTGTTGGACAAAGGAAAAAGGTCAACGAAGAGAGAAGACAAAGAATCAGATGGTGAGTGTAGAGTGGTTAAAGAACACACAAAGAAGACTAACGGAAATGGTCACCGCCTTTTGTCAAATGCAGTGAGTAAGGAGGAGGCATTAGACACTGGGAAAGGAAATGTAAGAGTGAATTCGGGTAGAAACTTGTTGGACAAAGGAAAAAGTTCGACGGAGGAAGAAGCCAAAGAATCAGATGGTGAGTGTAGAGGGGTTAATGCTGGTAGGAAGAGAAAGCGAGATGAAGAAGGTAAGGGGAATGTTAATGGGTGGAATAAGGATCAAGAATTGGCATTGCAAAGAGCTTATTTAGCTGCAAAGCCAACTCCACACTTCTGGAAGAAGGTTTCAAAACTG GTGCCTGGAAAATCAGCACAGGAATGTTTTGACAAAGTCAACGCTGACCATTTAACCCCGCCTCAACGTCAGCGCGGGGCCAAGAAAAGACGAAGTTTATCACCTATTCCTTCTCTTGAGCTCTCTGCAAGTAAAGTGCTTAAACCCTTCGATCCGAATCTCAAAAAGCAAAGTTACAATAATCAGAAGACTCGTGTTACACAAAAAAATGTTAGGCAGTTATTGAAAAAGCAttataatcagaaccaagatcatgATGCTGATCTTTTTTCAGTTCTTGAACCCAACTTGGATTTATCTACTCAAGCTCTCCAGCCTAATGCTATATTTTCCACCCCAAAGAATTTGCAGGGTAAACAAGGATTACTTCAGAAATATAACGAGAGATCTACTTCTGGCAAAAAGGTACCTCTATCAAGATTTAGTGGCTCGAAAATGACAGCTCTTGCTAGTCCCCCAGTACTGAAGCAGGTAAAAAACAAGCTCTTACATGAGAGGTATATCGATCAATTACATAATAGGGATGCTAAGAGAAAAGTAGCAGCTGCTAAAAAGGCCACTTTGAAAATAGATGATAGAAAAGAGGACAATGTCATGAAAATGGATGTGGTTAGATCAGCAAAAAATGCTTTGGTTTTTGATGCTAGAGAGGCTATCAGTATGCTTCAAAACATAAAGACAAACGCCAGGACTAACTCTTCTGATTCGGATGATGATATCCTTAgaagtgatgatgatgatggtgagaGTGAAAATGGAGATtag